DNA sequence from the Coregonus clupeaformis isolate EN_2021a chromosome 30, ASM2061545v1, whole genome shotgun sequence genome:
tgcaggtcattcactaggtccccccgtgtggttctgggatttttgctcaccgttataataataataataatatgccatttagcagacgcttttatccaaagcgacttacagtcatgcgtgcataatttttttttgtgtatgggtggtcccggggatcgaacccactaccttgacgttacaagcgccgtgctctaccagctgagctacagaggaccgttcttgtgatcattttgaccccacggggtgagatcttgcgtggagccccagatcgagggagattatcagtggtcttgtatgtcttccatttcctaataattgctcccacagttgatttcttcaaaccaagctgcttacctattgcagattcagtcttcccagcctggtgcaggtctacaattttgtttctggtgtcctttgacagctctttggtcttggccatagtggagtttggagtgtgactgtttgaggttgtggacaggtgtcttttatactgataacaacttcaaacaggtgccattaatacaggtaacgagtggaggacagaggagcctcttaaagaagaagttacaggtctgtgagagccaaaaatcttgcttgtttgtaggtgaccaaatactcattttccaccataatttgcaaataaattcattaaaaatcctacaatgtgattttctggattttcttttctcaatttgtctgtcatagttgacgtgtacctatgatgaaaattacaggcctctctcatctttttaagtgggagaacttgcacaattggtggctgactaaatacgttttccccccactgtataactgTATACTCTTTGAATAAACTGTAATAAACTGAATAAAACCTTGTGACATTGAAAAGCTAACTAAATCACACCTAACCTTCAGCAGCATTACCATTATTGTGAAATAACAAGGGGAAAACAGAACTCATACCATTTCAAAATCCTCTTGTGAGAAAAGCTACATGGAAGGTCAGTCTTTTCATGCATTGCAACCTCTCAAACTATTATAGTGTCAAGGGCGTATTGATAGATTGGGCACTGGCACAATGTTTGTTGATACTAAAGGACAATGTGGACACAAAGGTCCTCAGGCTCAGATGATCACTAGGCCACACTACAGAATGAGAATAAATCATCCTCTGGTACTCAGGGTTGTGGAGAGGCATGTGTCACAAACAAAAGTAATCATCACTTGAGGGGAAGTGTGGGGGGTCAGGAGACATGCTGCTTAGTTATTTGGGTCAATTCCGCCAGCAGGTTGCCTTCCTTCACAATGGATGGTGAGGAGTAGACGGGAATAagaaaggaagagggagagaataaTTGATTGATTCATCAATTGATGTTAAGTATGACAGGTGTCATATCTAAACATGACAATATCTATATCAAGGCTTCAATATATTGCACATCATTTTCGTGTTGCTTGTGGCTTCAAGGCCGGTAATTGTGCCAATCCAAACAGATGAATACCCATTCTACTTCCTTTTTAGGACAAGACTCAGAAGGTTCTTTTCACTTATTGTATCTGAACTGATTCAGTAAGCTGATCTAAGTAATTCACTACAGAAAAGTATTCAGTATCTCAGAGAAACCCCCACAAATCTTTCAAACCATAAGTCTATATCAAACCACGTCTACTATAAACTAGGTGTCCATATAAGAAAAACTACCAGAACACAGTCTCCCTCAATAACTAGACATAAATACAAGAGGACAGACCATTTAACCAACTGAAGGCAATTCAAATGACTTGGATAAGAGATATACATCCGAATGTTATATAATGTTAAAGTTTTGATCCAATCCTTGGGCAATAAATTAATCAATGACTGCTCTTGAAGACAAAGCTTGCAGGATATTGCACTGTACAATAAACATACTACCATCTGTCTAACAGTACAACAACAAGGAAATAAACTAAGGCAAAAGGCAAAGCCATTATGGCTCATAAATGAGCAACAATATTCATTGTTTTCGCTTACCCTATTTGCACCCATGAAAACAGATTGAAGGACACTatcactacaatgtgattttctgggggggaaattctcaatttgtctgtcatagttgacttgtacctatgatgaaaattacaggcctctctcatctttttaagtgggagaacttgcacaattggtggctgactaaatacttttttcccccactgtagctggtAACGTAACAGTATTTTTGTAATccgattacatgtaatcagttactccccaaccctgcttgcacataaacacacatgcaTATATACACATAAATCCTTTTCCTGCAAATACACAGTGCTTAGAGGAGCGTGGGGGTTGGGGCGAGGGATAGACCTTGTCTGTTGCTATGGTTACGCGAGGGAGAAAATAACTAGGGCTGTGTGTTGTGGGGTAATGTCAGCATGCGGCCTCTGCACCTGCACCACACTGTGCATGACAAGCTACAGGAAGCTGGAGGACAGGAAGTCAGGGGGAATTAACCGAAAAATGAGCATCTCTTTAAGCAGTCAGTAAACCAAGATCTTAAACCAAGaccggtagcttagtggttaagagcgttgtgccagtaaccgaaaggtcgctggttctaattcctgagttgactaggtgaaaaatctgtcgatgtgcccttgagcaaggcacttaaccctgattgctcctgtaagtcgctctggataagagcatcgactaaaatgtaaaatcttaCAAACGGAAGCTCTGGCCCTGCTATTTTTTAGACTTGAGGTGGGAAGGGCCAAAACAATTACAGTTAACCTATAAATCATACTTAACAACAGGATATCCTTTGAccagtacccaattgtcatacttgagtaaaagtaaagatgccttaatagaaaatgactcaagtaaaagtcaaccagtaaaatactacttgagtaaagtcTAAAAGCATTTGGTTTAtaatatacttaaatatcaaaagtaaatgtaattgctcaaatatacttacgtatcaaaagtaaaagtataaatcatttaagcaatccagacggcacaattattatatacagtgagggaataaaaatgtatttgtacgtttgcccactgacaaagacatgatcagtctataattttaatggtaggtttatttgaacagtgaggagagacagaataacaacaaagaaatccagaaaaacgcatttcaaaaatgtaaataagtatttgaccccctctcaataagaaacatttctggctcccaggtgtcttttatacaggtaacggactgagattaggagcacactcttaaagggagtgctcctaatctcagtttgttacctgtataaaagacacctgtccacagaagcaatcaatcaatcagattccaaactctccaccatggtcaagaccaaagagctctccaaggatgtcagggacaagattgtagacctacacaaggctggaatgggctacaagaccatcgccaagcagcttggtgagaaggtgacaacagttggtgcgattattcgcaaatggaagaaacacaaaagaactgtcaatctccctcggcctggggctccatgcaagatctcacctcgtggagttgcaatgatcatgagaacggtgaggaatcagcccagaactacacgggaggatcttgtcaatgatctcaaggcagctgggaccatagtcaccaagaaaacaattggtaacacactgcgcccgcaaggtcccccttctcaagaaagcacatctacaggcccgtctgaagtttgccaatgaacatctgaatgattcagaggaaaactaggtgaaagtgttgtggtcagatgagaccaaaatcgagcgctttggcatcaactcaactcgccgtgtttgtaggaggaggaatgctgcctatgaccccaagaacaccatccccaaggggacaggacaacttcaccgcatcaaagggacgatagatggggccatgtattgtcaaatcttgggtgagaacctccttccctcagccagggcattgaaaatgggtcgtggatgggtattccagcatgacaatgacccaaaacacacggccaaggaaactatggagtggctcaagaagaagcacattaaggtcctggagtggcctagccagtctccagaccttaatcccatagaaaatctgtggagggagctgaaggttcgagttgccaaacgtcagcctcgaaacctcaatgacttgagaagatctgcaaagaggagtgggacaaaatccctcctgagatgtgtgcaaacctggtggccaactacaagaaacgtctgacctctgtgattgcccaacaagggttttgccacagcagtactaagtcatgttttgcagagggtcaaatacttactttcctcattcaaatgcaaatcaatttataacattttttacgtgcgttttctggatttttttgttgttattctgtctctcacgttcaaaaaaacctaccattaaaattatatactgatcatgtctttgtcagtgggcaaacgtacaaaatcagcagagggtcaaatacttttttatttgggcAGTTCTAAAGACCACTTCTTCACCGGAGTAAGAGGATGAACTCTGAAGAAAatgtcagtctataattttaatggtaggtttatttgaacgtgagagacagaataacaacaacaaaatccagaaaaacgcatgtcaaaaatgttataaattgatttgcattttaattaggaaataagtatttgacccctctgtaaaacatgacttagtacttggtgtcaaaacccttgttggcaatcacagaggtcagacatttcttgtagttggccaccaggtttgcacacatctcaggagggattttgtcccactcctctttgcagatcttttccaagtcattaaggtttcgagcctgacgtttgtgttaattcatagttgtgatgtattcactattattctacaatgtaataaaaaaaaaaccttgaatgagtaggtgtgtccaaactttagactggtagtgtatatatatttttgctgatagccaggggcactctccaacactcagacataatttacaaacaaagtatttgtatttagtgagtccaccagatcagatgcagtagggatgaccagggatgttctcttgataagtgtgtgaattggaccattttcctgtcctgctaagcattcaaaatgtaacgagtacttttgggtgtcagggaaaatgtatggagtaaaaagtacattattttctttaggaacaTCGCGGAGgaaaagttgtcaaaaaatataaatagtaaaggacatataccccaaaaaaactacttaagtagtactttaaagtatttttacataaGTACTTTACACCTATGAGGTTAGCTACCACTGTGATAGCTAAAGATCATCAACCGTCATGGGTACATGACAATTTCATAGTACTTGACTATGAGGATGGGGTTGAAAACTCTGGTAATATAAAGCTAAAACCATAGGGACAACTAAAACTATAGGAGCTGGTGATAGCTGCTCCATCTGACCCTAATGGTAATCTATGGTCAACCAAGTGGCCTGCAGGATCCAATGTCTAATGTGGTTTTTGCAGGATGACTGAAAGGTGGCTGCTAAGCCTAGTTGAAAGTCTAGCAGGTTACATTCATTCGGTTGAGTAAAATAAGGTTACCGTATTGCCTTACCTTGCCTTTGGTGACAGTCTTGTTCTTGCTACCCTTTGGCCTTCCCCTGGGCCTCTTTGGAGTAGGGGACCCACTGGGCTCCTGAAAGAAAAAGATGGGAAATGGTCAGGTGGACAGCACAACGTTACATTTGAACAGTCAAAGATGCCAACACGTAAAATGGTGGTTCTATAGTTGTTGCATCCCAAGGTTTGACACTATGGATGAAATGATGAATTAAGCTGCTTTTTACGGAGGGCAAACAACTTGGTCTACATCCATGTATGATGTGATACGACACGCAGCTTCTTACATGGAATACTTTGTTATTCATGACACTAAGAGTGCACTGTTCAAGGTCAGTGCAACTGACACCCGTTGCTACTTTAAGACAACAGGTGGTCACAGCCACATTTTCAAATTCCATTAACTGTAAAAAGCTCTAGAGAAATTACAGTGGATTAGATCAGACCAAAAATATGGTAGTTGTAAATAAGAGGTATGTAGGGAGTAGAGGTATAGTATAACACAAAGATAATATAGCTCTGCGCAGACCTGTGTTCAGAACTAGACTTCTGGGGCAGATTTAACTGTTGCATCAATTGCAAAACTCATTAGTACAAAACAATACATTCAAATGTATTGTGTGGTAAATTGGCATGACAAAAATGCTAACATGATCACTACACTCAACAGGGATGGTGGCGGTTTACCAGCAAACACTAATAAACATGATTAATGCATTTGGCTGTATATTATGGAGGTGCAGGTTTTTATTACCTCCTCCTAAGTCTGTTTACAGCAGCAGCTACTAGCAACCAAGCAATCCAATACCAACAACACCCTCAGGAGAGTGACAGCAACATGGACCAATCATTGCTTCTACTTCACTTACATAAACCAATCAGTTAGAAGCAGAGGTGGGGTATGTGGGTTACCACTGGTTTAAGGGGTTCAGGTTACATATCAATGACAGCCTGCCAGACCACTGGATGATCATCATTACATATGTACACAGCCAGGGCtggtgaggagggggtgggggaaaGGTAAAAAAGAGACATATCCAATTACTCTTTACACTAAGTCAAGAGAAATGACACAATGGAGTCTGGCATTCTCCATGGTGAAACTACATAGGAATAAGACACCTCTGATGGGCTACGCTACTGCTTTGTGGTGGGTTCTGAGACCTGCTGTAGGAACCGGGTTTGGTTGACCAGTTAACTTAACCaggaaaactctgggccctagttggGTGGGCAAGTTAACTTAACCaggaaaactctgggccctagttggGTGGGCAAGTTAACTTAACCaggaaaactctgggccctagttggGTGGGCATAACCAGGCCCTGGAGCCATAACCAAGTAGGGCCCATAGTGTTTCCTGGTCACACATGATCTATCATACAGAAAGGTAGTGTTGTTTTATAAAGCTACTTACATCAGAACCGCTTTTCACCTCTGGCTGTTTCCTTGGTCTTCCACGTCCCCTCTTCTCTGCTCCCTCCTCTTTTGGTGAGACAGTACCCTTGTCACTCATGTTGACTTGTAATCCTGAGATTAAAAAAGAAAATAACGTTTTAATAATAGGGTCAATTTTGACAATGCATGTAAATAACAAATACCACAATATCAGACTAAGAAATCTCCAAAACAACAATACTGACTCTTATTTTTTGTTATTACATTAGTGTtcatattacagtgtaattacatagtAAGTACAGAGCCATAATAATAGTGTATCGCATTTGACTTATCCCAATGTATTTGCTGCACTATCTTTGTGTCTCATCTGTGCTCCATTAATGGACTAGGCCACTGATAAATAAACGGGGGATAACAATCAACCAGCTTGTGTGAACCGATTATATagcccagggtttcccaaactaggtCCTGGGGCACGTTTTTGATTTTGtcatagcactacacagctgattaaaataatcaaaaCTTGATAacgagttggttatttgaatcagctgtgtagtgctaaggcaaaaaccagggccccaggaccgagtttgggaaacactgtatagcctacatACAGCATGATGCCGCGCACAACCGAGATAGTGTATACCAAGCAAGTAGTGAAATGTCCTGGCTTGGTGTAGGCTGCAACAGCTCAGCAATGTTTAAAGCCCAGTCGCTACGG
Encoded proteins:
- the LOC121545620 gene encoding high mobility group protein HMG-I/HMG-Y, producing MSDKGTVSPKEEGAEKRGRGRPRKQPEVKSGSDEPSGSPTPKRPRGRPKGSKNKTVTKGKKAPAASTAGMKRRGRPKKEEKEEQAAQESSEEEEDEKD